GCTAGAGTTAGCTTGATGAATATGTAGACTTTAACAGTAACAGTTCGAAGTTACTTTGGCCCTCGAGTGCAAAGGCAGAAGGGAGCTTGACTGCAAGATCCACCCGTCGAGCAGGGACGAAAGTCGGCCTTAGTGATCCGACGGTGTCGAGTGGAAGGGCCGTCACTCAACGGATAAAAGTTACTTTAGGGATAACAGGCTGATCTTCCCCAAGAGCTCACATCGACGGGAAGGTTTGGCACCTCGATGTCGGCTCTTCGCCACCTGGGGCTGTAGTATGTTCCAAGGGTTGGGCTGTTCGCCCATTAAAGCGGTACGTGAGTTGGGTTCAAAACGTCGTGAGACAGTTCGGTCCATATCCAGTGTGGGCGTTAGAGCATTGAGAGTACCTTTCCCTAGTACAAGAGGACCAGGAAGGACGCACCTCTTATGTACCAGTTATCGTGCCCAAGGTAAACGCTAGGTAGTCAAGTGTAGAGCGGATAACTGGTGAAAGCATCTAAGTAGTAAGTCCACCCCAAGATGAGTGCTCTCCTATTCCGACTTCTCCAGAGCCTCCAGTAGCACAGCCGAGACAGCGATGGGTTTTCTGCCTCTGCAGGGATGGAGCGACAGAAGTTCTGAGAATTCAAGGGAAGATCACGGCGAGATGAGCCGTTTATCATCACGATAGGTGTCAAGTGGAAGTGGAGTGATGTATGCAGCTGAGGCATCCTAACGGACCAGTAGACTTGAACCTTGTTCCTACATGACCCGATCAAGAAGATATTGTCAGCTTTAGTTCATTACGTACGGAATCTGTGAAAACCTAAGCCCTAGGAGGTGAGAGgtgagaggagagagagagagaggcccCCACTCTATGTCAGAATTAAAGATGGGTTTTTTTTGTATGGAGAAGAAAACTTGAAAGAGATTCATTCAGATAAGTGGGCTTTTATGCTTTGTACGTTGGTCCCATATTTAGTGGCAAAAACCCTCAAATCatgtgtttcttcttcttttccaatTATATACATTTCAGTCATCCCCTTCTCTCCATTTATGcactctttcttctcctcctcctccttctacACTTTGCCCTAATTATATCATATATCCTTTTCCCATATGGAAACtgtaaaatatatacatatatatacacaagtTAAATAAAGTTGGAAACCCCCTTTTGTCCCCTAAATATTCCACTTCCTTTAGTGCATACTTtcccctaaaaaaaataaaaaccctaatttgaacTCCACTTGTACATGAAAATATGGcaatttcatttcttgatGAAGGGGTGAAATTCATTTCTTGATGAAGGGGTGAAATTTGTATAAGTGGATGATAATGGGTGGTGCTCATCAGCTGTTATAGTAAGGACTAAAGTGACCCCAAAAGTAGTAGCCGATCATGTTTTCTTCCACCAACAATCTCCACCTTTTCCCTGTTCAACACTACTTCGtcccatcttcttcctcctcctcctcctcttacCACCAGCTggttcctcctcctcctcctcctcctcctcctcctcctggGCCGGCGGTGGCGTGTCCTGCGAACAACGCGTTGGTCCTGCAAGATCTGCAAAACCCATTTGTTGGAGTGGGTGAAGAAGGAAGGATGAAGAATGAGGAAGAAGGGCAGTGTTATTCTTGTGGTGTGAACCAAAAGAGCAGAATGAAGAAAGATCGGCATAGCAAGATTTACACAGCTCAGGGTTTGAGAGACAGGAGAGTTAGATTATCCATTGAGATTTCAAGAAAGTTCTTTGATCTTCAAGACATGTTGGGTTATGACAAAGCTAGCAAAACCCTAGACTGGCTGCTCAACAACTCAAGAAAAGCTATTAAGGAGTTGACAAActcaaacaacaacaacagcaacaacaacaacaacttgTATAACTTTGATTCTGAATTTGAGGCTCACAAAACAACATTGCCTAAATGTTGTAAGAAAAATGTTGGATTCCATGATGTTTTGGCCAAGGAATCTAGGGCAAAGGCAAGAGCAAGAGCTAGGGAAAGAACAAAGGAGAAAATCATGAGTAAATCCCAACAAGCTTTACCTGAGATTTTCAGCCACCAATTCCgctctcctcctcctcctcctcctccgccgccaccgcctgcttcgtcgtcgtcttcttcttccatacCCGTCGTTCAAAAATCTGCAGCGAGCTCGTTGGATCAAGAAAACAACATCATAGGAATCATGTGGAAGCCATCTCCTATGATCACAAAAGGAGAtatttattacaataattgcaACAATTTCTATTTTCCTTCCAATCTGCCTCCCAATTGGGACATCAATGTTGACTCTTTTGCCAGACCACAATCTGGGTTTTGCTCCATTGCCAACATGGATTCTCTCNttttttttttttttttttttttttttttaattttttaatttttgaagaaCATATAGATCATTGTTGAGGTGCAATTTGCAGAATTTCAAGTGTGTGCGAAGCCATGGGATAGCTGCAGCAACAACCAACACCTGCACTAACACTTACATATCCATGGTGGTCTGCGGATTTAATCCCACTTTTTATATGTAAGTTCTAGTGATTATCAGTTCAATCATCTTTTTAATCCCATTTTTCtacatttatttctaatttcatgttaacaaaatatatcaaatgaGTAATTAACTTGAATAAGCTATGTATTTCTAGATAATTGTTACGGGTACCGACCAGCATGAGATGTATGCTTTATTCACACCAacaaatagaattgaaaaattaagtGCTTACAGTTTCTTTGTTTCAGGAGATCTCCTCCCTCAAGTGGtttctttttacttctttgtttgtttcgaTATATTTCGATCGTGGGTCATATCTAATAGAGAGATTGGTTAGAATTCTAAGAGGGATCCTTCTATCACCCGTGAATGAAAGAGAAGACTTTGGACATTATGCTTTGATTCTGAGAGGGATCCTTCTAACAGCTCTTTGGACATTatgctttgataccatatttgattttggattGGTATCCCCATAAATCTCAACCCAAAATAACTCAAGCtttgttaggaaccacgaatcTCCACAGTGGtaggtatgatattgtctaatttgaacataagctctagTATCTCaatccttacttataaacctatgatcaaccccttaattagccgatgtgggactcctcttcCAATTATCCTCAACAAGCTTTTAGGGTATATTGACGAGAGTTTTCGattgaaaaaaggaaaagggcaTGAAGCCCAAcata
This genomic window from Cucurbita pepo subsp. pepo cultivar mu-cu-16 chromosome LG01, ASM280686v2, whole genome shotgun sequence contains:
- the LOC111804490 gene encoding transcription factor TB1-like, giving the protein MFSSTNNLHLFPVQHYFVPSSSSSSSSYHQLVPPPPPPPPPPPGPAVACPANNALVLQDLQNPFVGVGEEGRMKNEEEGQCYSCGVNQKSRMKKDRHSKIYTAQGLRDRRVRLSIEISRKFFDLQDMLGYDKASKTLDWLLNNSRKAIKELTNSNNNNSNNNNNLYNFDSEFEAHKTTLPKCCKKNVGFHDVLAKESRAKNFKCVRSHGIAAATTNTCTNTYISMVVCGFNPTFYM